In Streptomyces sp. NBC_00433, a single genomic region encodes these proteins:
- a CDS encoding DNRLRE domain-containing protein, with translation MRRSSAGVVAAGMAAASMVGFSSAEPAGALTAPLGMTADDLSTWQTNGVVWALAQANGVVFAGGTFSSVRPPGAAAGTGEQQALNFQAFDAASGAPTSCRLSFTVGSGIATVRALAVSPDKSTLYAGGTFGSVNGTAASNLAAVDIATCTVKSDFKVSVSAQVRGITATADTVYFGGNFTSVGGQTRQHFAAVGTTGALKPFAPEADDNGKALLVTPDGSKVVIGGDFNTVNGADSHALAVVNATTGANVRTYPGFIPPTSTVQTLSSDATGFYTGNEGTGGGVFDGRIAVDYSTLDQRWRDTCLGATQAVQVYKGVLYSASHAHNCSTMGQFPQMDDRQHLLAESVNNPRPLLGWFPDTDDGPAGTEQIGPRALTTASKGGTDYLWVGGEFTRIASNGNRPQQGLTRFANTPDTRTPSVPEAVTARLALGSVRLNWQASLDLDDSALTYTIYRNGAKIATVSGSSTFWIRPTLGLADNKTDEGTTYAYQVAASDAAGNTSARSAAATVTTYGTATSTTLTVDDSADTYANAGAPSTAYGSDQQFAVRGSSPYTAYLRFDLPAAPAGMVLKSAQLTLRTSADDAANSVDPVSVQHVTGSWTEGDVTWSTQPELDPAVIGTLPAPAALQGDYSASLSVPALTSALGGPFDLALTAAGTDSAWFLSREAPGTSGHPQLALTFGRP, from the coding sequence ATGAGAAGAAGCAGTGCGGGAGTCGTCGCGGCGGGCATGGCGGCGGCCTCGATGGTCGGGTTCTCGTCGGCGGAGCCGGCCGGGGCGCTGACGGCTCCGTTGGGGATGACCGCGGACGACCTGTCGACCTGGCAGACCAACGGCGTCGTGTGGGCACTGGCGCAGGCGAACGGCGTGGTCTTCGCCGGGGGCACCTTCTCCTCGGTCAGGCCGCCGGGTGCCGCCGCGGGGACCGGCGAGCAGCAGGCGCTCAACTTCCAGGCCTTCGACGCCGCTTCCGGCGCCCCGACCTCCTGCCGGCTGTCGTTCACCGTCGGCAGCGGCATCGCGACCGTACGGGCGCTGGCGGTGTCGCCCGACAAGTCGACGCTCTACGCGGGCGGCACGTTCGGGTCGGTCAACGGCACCGCGGCCAGCAACCTGGCGGCCGTCGACATCGCCACCTGCACGGTCAAGAGCGACTTCAAGGTGTCGGTGTCCGCCCAGGTGCGCGGCATCACGGCGACCGCCGACACCGTCTACTTCGGGGGGAATTTCACCTCCGTGGGCGGCCAGACCCGGCAGCACTTCGCCGCGGTCGGCACCACCGGCGCGCTCAAGCCCTTCGCACCCGAGGCCGACGACAACGGCAAGGCGCTGCTGGTCACCCCGGACGGTTCCAAGGTGGTGATCGGCGGCGACTTCAACACCGTCAACGGCGCCGACTCGCACGCGCTGGCCGTGGTGAATGCCACGACCGGCGCGAACGTGCGGACCTATCCGGGATTCATCCCGCCGACCTCGACCGTGCAGACCCTGTCCTCCGACGCCACCGGCTTCTACACCGGCAACGAGGGCACCGGCGGCGGGGTCTTCGACGGCCGGATCGCCGTCGACTACAGCACGCTCGACCAGCGCTGGCGCGACACCTGCCTGGGCGCCACGCAGGCCGTGCAGGTCTACAAGGGCGTGCTCTACAGCGCCTCGCACGCCCACAACTGCTCCACCATGGGGCAGTTCCCGCAGATGGACGACCGGCAGCACCTGCTCGCCGAGTCGGTCAACAACCCGCGCCCGCTGCTCGGCTGGTTCCCCGACACCGACGACGGCCCGGCCGGCACCGAGCAGATCGGCCCGCGCGCGCTGACCACCGCCTCCAAGGGCGGCACCGACTACCTGTGGGTGGGCGGCGAATTCACCCGGATCGCCAGCAACGGCAACCGGCCGCAGCAGGGCCTGACCAGGTTCGCGAACACCCCGGACACCCGCACCCCGTCCGTGCCGGAGGCGGTGACCGCACGGCTGGCCCTGGGCAGCGTACGGCTCAACTGGCAGGCCTCGCTCGACCTCGACGACTCCGCGCTGACGTACACGATCTACCGCAACGGCGCCAAGATCGCCACCGTCAGCGGCAGTTCCACCTTCTGGATCCGCCCGACGCTCGGCCTGGCCGACAACAAGACCGATGAGGGCACGACCTACGCCTACCAGGTCGCGGCGAGCGACGCGGCCGGCAACACCAGTGCCCGATCGGCCGCGGCGACCGTCACGACCTACGGCACCGCGACGTCGACCACCCTCACCGTCGATGACAGCGCCGACACCTACGCCAACGCCGGTGCTCCCAGCACCGCTTACGGCTCCGACCAGCAGTTCGCGGTCCGGGGCAGCTCCCCCTACACCGCGTATCTGCGCTTCGACCTGCCCGCCGCACCCGCGGGGATGGTCCTCAAGAGCGCCCAACTGACCCTGCGCACCAGCGCGGACGACGCCGCGAACTCCGTCGACCCGGTCAGCGTGCAGCACGTCACGGGCAGTTGGACCGAGGGCGACGTGACCTGGTCGACCCAGCCCGAGCTGGACCCGGCCGTCATCGGCACCCTGCCGGCGCCCGCCGCCCTGCAGGGCGACTATTCCGCGTCGCTGTCCGTGCCCGCGCTCACCTCGGCGCTCGGCGGCCCGTTCGACCTCGCGCTGACCGCGGCGGGCACCGACTCCGCCTGGTTCTTGTCCCGGGAGGCGCCGGGCACCTCGGGCCACCCGCAACTGGCCCTGACCTTCGGCCGGCCGTGA
- a CDS encoding TIGR03086 family metal-binding protein, producing MAEVTGPDTALPLLRQAVGYALGCVDQVPPDGLRRPTPCRAWDLDALLCHLYESVCALREAAQDGEVALLPAAPPPADPVAAVRRGARVLLDGWRERPPGECAQVRVGGMPLPSGTVAFIGAVELAVHGWDIAQACGTPRPIPVPLALAILRRSPLLTGGPALFAAPVAVSPRACPGDRLVALLGRAPGG from the coding sequence ATGGCTGAGGTGACCGGGCCGGACACCGCGCTGCCGCTGCTGCGGCAGGCCGTCGGCTACGCGCTGGGCTGCGTCGACCAGGTGCCGCCCGACGGGCTGCGGCGGCCGACGCCCTGCCGGGCCTGGGACCTGGACGCGCTGCTGTGCCACCTGTACGAATCGGTGTGCGCGCTGCGGGAGGCGGCGCAGGACGGCGAGGTGGCCCTGCTGCCCGCCGCGCCGCCGCCCGCCGACCCGGTCGCCGCGGTGCGCCGCGGCGCGCGGGTGCTGCTGGACGGCTGGCGCGAGCGGCCCCCCGGGGAATGCGCGCAGGTGCGCGTCGGCGGCATGCCCTTGCCGAGCGGGACGGTGGCCTTCATCGGCGCGGTCGAACTCGCCGTGCACGGCTGGGACATCGCCCAGGCCTGCGGCACCCCGCGGCCCATACCGGTGCCCCTGGCGCTGGCGATCCTGCGCAGGTCCCCGCTGCTCACCGGCGGCCCGGCCCTCTTCGCGGCTCCCGTCGCCGTGTCGCCGCGGGCCTGCCCCGGCGACCGGCTGGTCGCCCTGCTCGGCCGCGCGCCCGGCGGGTAG
- a CDS encoding MFS transporter: MTSEQAWVLGLASLASFMMAMDSVVVSTALTTIRQDLTASTESLEWVVNAYNLAFAVLLLTGAALGDRFGRRRMFTGGLATFTAASAACALSPNIGALIAFRAVQGAGAAMVLPLSLTMIGAIFPPQQRGRAMGLYLGFTGLATFSGPFIGGVVAEGLAWQWIFWLNLPVGLVTIAFTTRRVVESFGQNSRFDLVGVVLVTLSAFGLVWGLVRGNTAGWSSAEVLGSWVLGAALLTAFVRWEQRTEAPMLPMRFFRARAFATANPANFMLFASLYGTLFFLAQYFQTVLGTGPLGAGLRLMPWSATLMVCAPLVGRLADTLGERAFVIGGLLLQAASMGWIALVAGTGTDYLTLLPALVTSGIGLTMVMPAAQRAVVGAVRPQEIGQASGVFMMLRIFGGVLGVAVTVAVFSARGGYGSPEQFTRGFTAAMTAVTGYAVLGALIALGIPGRRPAPADAPAVQGAQDAPVAAGHGGKG, from the coding sequence ATGACGTCCGAACAGGCATGGGTGCTGGGACTCGCGTCACTGGCGTCCTTCATGATGGCAATGGACAGCGTCGTCGTCTCGACGGCGCTGACGACGATCCGGCAGGACCTGACGGCCTCGACCGAGTCACTCGAGTGGGTCGTCAACGCGTACAACCTGGCGTTCGCGGTGCTGCTGCTGACCGGAGCGGCGCTGGGCGACCGTTTCGGCCGCCGGCGGATGTTCACCGGCGGGCTCGCGACCTTCACCGCCGCGTCGGCGGCGTGCGCGCTGTCGCCGAACATCGGTGCGCTGATCGCCTTCCGCGCCGTGCAGGGCGCGGGCGCCGCGATGGTGCTGCCGCTGTCGCTCACCATGATCGGCGCGATCTTCCCGCCGCAGCAGCGGGGCAGGGCTATGGGGCTCTACCTGGGCTTCACCGGGCTCGCGACCTTCAGCGGCCCCTTCATCGGCGGCGTGGTCGCCGAGGGCCTGGCCTGGCAGTGGATCTTCTGGCTGAACCTGCCGGTCGGGCTGGTCACGATCGCGTTCACCACCCGGCGCGTCGTCGAGAGCTTCGGCCAGAACAGCCGGTTCGACCTGGTCGGGGTGGTGCTGGTGACGCTGTCCGCCTTCGGCCTGGTGTGGGGCCTGGTCCGCGGCAACACCGCGGGCTGGAGCAGCGCGGAGGTGCTGGGGTCGTGGGTGCTCGGCGCCGCGCTGCTGACCGCCTTCGTGCGCTGGGAGCAGCGGACGGAGGCGCCGATGCTGCCGATGCGCTTCTTCCGCGCGCGGGCCTTCGCCACGGCCAACCCGGCGAATTTCATGCTCTTCGCGTCGCTGTACGGCACGCTGTTCTTCCTGGCGCAGTATTTCCAGACGGTGCTGGGCACCGGTCCGCTGGGCGCGGGGCTGCGGCTGATGCCGTGGTCGGCGACGCTGATGGTGTGCGCGCCGCTCGTGGGACGGCTCGCCGACACCCTCGGCGAGCGGGCCTTCGTCATCGGCGGCCTGCTGCTGCAGGCCGCGAGCATGGGGTGGATCGCGCTGGTCGCCGGCACCGGTACGGACTACCTGACGCTGCTGCCCGCGCTGGTCACCAGCGGCATCGGCCTGACCATGGTGATGCCGGCGGCGCAGCGCGCGGTCGTCGGCGCGGTGCGGCCGCAGGAGATCGGCCAGGCCTCCGGGGTGTTCATGATGCTGCGGATCTTCGGCGGCGTCCTCGGGGTCGCGGTCACGGTCGCGGTCTTCTCCGCCCGCGGCGGCTACGGGTCCCCGGAGCAGTTCACCCGGGGCTTCACGGCGGCGATGACCGCGGTGACCGGTTACGCCGTCCTCGGGGCGCTCATCGCCCTCGGCATCCCGGGCCGCCGCCCCGCCCCGGCGGACGCACCGGCCGTCCAGGGCGCGCAGGACGCGCCGGTGGCCGCCGGACACGGCGGCAAGGGCTGA
- a CDS encoding LacI family transcriptional regulator, whose amino-acid sequence MARQPGSRATVRAIAAEAGVSIATVSRVMNGQANVAPDTRELVRRAVARLGAPAPARRGTASGAIYVRCPYVLTDYFGVIVSSIAETLDLYGRRLVLSAGDAARELQVLADLPDDPAIAGAILVVPPEPERDLEALRAADFPFVVVDPRTPLPQDIASVSAANLTAARTVSAHLVDLGHRRIGVIGGPGDWLASQSRLAGHTSALADAGVLPSPELLRSIEPTADWGYDAACELLDLPDRPTALVAFNDKAAVGALRAAYERGLRVPEDLSITGFDDIDLSRSTVPRLTTVRQPLEEMGRMAVSLLMRLLDRHTVDALHVELATQLVLRGSTGPVPAREPAS is encoded by the coding sequence ATGGCTAGGCAGCCGGGTTCCAGGGCCACGGTCCGGGCCATCGCGGCGGAGGCGGGCGTGTCGATCGCGACCGTCTCGCGGGTGATGAACGGCCAGGCGAACGTCGCCCCCGACACCCGCGAGCTGGTGCGCCGCGCGGTGGCCAGGCTCGGCGCGCCGGCCCCGGCCAGGCGCGGCACGGCGAGCGGCGCGATCTACGTACGCTGCCCGTACGTCCTCACCGACTACTTCGGGGTGATCGTCTCCTCGATCGCCGAGACCCTCGACCTGTACGGCAGGCGGCTGGTGCTGAGCGCCGGCGACGCGGCCCGGGAGTTGCAGGTGCTCGCCGACCTGCCGGACGACCCGGCGATCGCCGGCGCGATCCTGGTGGTGCCGCCCGAGCCGGAGCGGGATCTGGAGGCGCTGCGCGCCGCCGACTTCCCTTTCGTGGTGGTCGACCCGCGCACCCCGCTGCCGCAGGACATCGCGTCGGTCTCGGCCGCCAACCTCACCGCCGCGCGGACCGTCAGCGCCCACCTGGTGGACCTCGGCCACCGGCGGATCGGCGTGATCGGCGGGCCCGGCGACTGGCTCGCCAGCCAGTCCCGGCTGGCCGGCCACACCTCCGCGCTGGCCGACGCCGGTGTGCTGCCCTCCCCCGAACTGCTGCGCAGCATCGAGCCCACCGCCGACTGGGGCTACGACGCCGCCTGCGAGCTCCTCGACCTGCCGGACCGGCCCACCGCGCTGGTGGCCTTCAACGACAAGGCCGCGGTCGGCGCGCTGCGGGCCGCGTACGAGCGGGGCCTGCGGGTGCCCGAGGACCTGTCGATCACCGGCTTCGACGACATCGACCTGAGCCGCAGCACCGTGCCCCGGCTGACGACGGTCCGGCAACCCCTCGAAGAGATGGGGCGGATGGCGGTGTCGCTGCTGATGCGGCTGCTCGACCGGCACACGGTGGACGCGCTGCACGTCGAGCTGGCCACCCAGCTGGTGCTGCGCGGCTCCACCGGCCCCGTCCCCGCACGCGAACCCGCCTCCTGA
- a CDS encoding benzoate/H(+) symporter BenE family transporter, translating into MATAAPGKTAESADEGQGGDPGPGGIWRPATAGVIAAFVGFASSFAVVLEGLTEVGASHAQAASALLALSVAMGVCAIFLSLRSRLPISIAWSTPGAALLAGSTVPHGGFPVAVGAFLITGALIVVSGLWRPLGRWVSAIPAPLANAMLAGILLPLCLAPAEAVHSDPAIGLAVVLTWAVVGSVRKLYAVPAAVVVAVVLIATTTHIRTDTLGPMWPHPVLVAPHFTFAAAIGIALPLYVVTMASQNIPGIAVLGANGYHPQPGPLFGWTGVFSLLSAPFGGHAVNLAAITAALCAGDEAGPDRARRYRAAATAGGVYILLGLVASAAVALVNAAPPHIIEAVAGLALLGALANSLTAAMADPGQREAAVVTVVVTVSGVTFFGVSGAFWGLLAGGALYGVRHWQSRRAAGDGSGGGAGPGAAAPGPVADPSLPEPDRS; encoded by the coding sequence GTGGCAACTGCCGCACCGGGGAAGACGGCCGAGAGCGCGGACGAGGGCCAGGGCGGGGACCCGGGGCCGGGCGGGATATGGCGGCCGGCGACGGCCGGCGTCATCGCCGCCTTCGTCGGCTTCGCCAGTTCCTTCGCCGTCGTCCTCGAAGGCCTGACCGAGGTCGGCGCCTCCCACGCCCAGGCGGCGTCCGCGCTGCTGGCACTGTCGGTCGCGATGGGCGTCTGCGCGATCTTCCTGAGCCTGCGCTCGCGGCTGCCGATCAGCATCGCCTGGTCGACGCCCGGCGCCGCGCTGCTCGCGGGCTCGACGGTGCCGCACGGCGGATTCCCGGTCGCGGTGGGGGCGTTCCTGATCACCGGCGCGCTGATCGTGGTCTCCGGGCTGTGGCGGCCGCTGGGCCGCTGGGTGTCGGCGATCCCGGCGCCGCTGGCCAACGCCATGCTGGCCGGCATCCTGCTGCCGCTGTGCCTGGCACCGGCCGAGGCCGTGCACTCCGACCCGGCCATCGGTCTCGCCGTGGTGCTGACCTGGGCGGTCGTCGGCAGCGTGCGCAAGCTCTACGCGGTGCCCGCCGCCGTCGTGGTGGCCGTGGTGCTGATCGCCACGACCACCCACATCAGGACCGACACGCTCGGCCCGATGTGGCCGCACCCGGTGCTGGTCGCACCGCACTTCACCTTCGCCGCCGCGATCGGCATCGCGCTGCCGCTGTACGTGGTGACCATGGCCTCGCAGAACATCCCGGGCATCGCGGTGCTCGGCGCCAACGGCTACCACCCGCAGCCCGGCCCGCTGTTCGGCTGGACCGGGGTCTTCTCGCTGCTCTCCGCGCCCTTCGGCGGGCACGCGGTCAACCTGGCGGCGATCACCGCGGCCCTGTGCGCGGGCGACGAGGCGGGCCCCGACCGGGCCAGGCGCTATCGCGCCGCGGCCACGGCGGGCGGCGTCTACATCCTGCTCGGGCTGGTCGCGAGCGCGGCCGTCGCGCTGGTCAACGCGGCGCCGCCGCACATCATCGAGGCGGTCGCGGGCCTGGCGCTGCTCGGCGCCCTCGCGAACTCCCTCACCGCGGCGATGGCCGACCCCGGGCAGCGCGAGGCCGCGGTGGTCACCGTGGTGGTGACGGTCTCCGGCGTGACCTTCTTCGGCGTCAGCGGCGCCTTCTGGGGCCTGCTGGCCGGCGGCGCCCTCTACGGGGTGCGCCACTGGCAGTCGCGGCGGGCCGCGGGCGACGGAAGCGGCGGCGGCGCGGGACCGGGAGCTGCGGCACCGGGACCCGTGGCGGATCCGTCGCTTCCGGAGCCGGACCGCAGCTGA
- a CDS encoding MFS transporter encodes MTTRTEPPGSPRTVWTLVLASLGAFLTSLDVVVVSTALPTLRSHLHASLADLEWTINGYNLAFACLMLTGAALGDRFGRRNMYVLGVGVFTLSSIACATAGSSSALITARVVQGAGAAVVLPLTLTLISNAFPLEKRGAAIGIWGAITGLGVAAGPVLGGLIIQDIAWQWIFWINVPVGAAVMVLSMLKLKDSRGTRPQLDLVGVALVSAALFALVWAPVRAPSVGWGDPQVAGALIAGAALMAAFLAWQRRAPYPMLPLRYFRDRGFSTANAVVFFMTFSLIGSLFMVAQMFQLGLGYDPLQTGLRLLAWTAMPMAVAPLAGVLSDRFGNRPFMVLGLLLQGAGLLWLALVASPHAGYGTLVLPLVVAGIGISMTFPTVANAVVGAVPVEDSGVAAGTNNTVREAGGVFGVAVLVAVFAAHGGYGSQASFMDGFKAAEIVAAVASAIGGLVAVLAPGRRQAGAANPNAAPVAGALPQAEKV; translated from the coding sequence GTGACAACACGCACGGAACCGCCCGGGTCGCCGCGGACGGTGTGGACGCTGGTCCTGGCATCGCTCGGGGCCTTCCTCACCTCGCTCGACGTGGTGGTCGTCTCGACCGCGCTGCCGACGCTGCGCAGCCATCTGCACGCGAGCCTGGCCGACCTGGAATGGACGATCAACGGCTACAACCTGGCCTTCGCGTGCCTGATGCTGACCGGCGCGGCGCTCGGCGACCGCTTCGGGCGGCGCAACATGTACGTCCTCGGGGTGGGAGTCTTCACCCTGTCGTCCATCGCCTGCGCGACCGCGGGCTCGTCGTCCGCGCTGATCACCGCCCGCGTCGTCCAGGGCGCGGGCGCGGCGGTGGTGCTGCCGCTGACGCTCACCCTGATCAGCAACGCCTTCCCGCTGGAGAAGCGGGGCGCGGCGATCGGCATCTGGGGGGCCATCACGGGCCTCGGGGTGGCGGCGGGACCGGTGCTCGGCGGGCTGATCATCCAGGACATCGCCTGGCAGTGGATCTTCTGGATCAATGTGCCGGTCGGCGCCGCCGTCATGGTGCTGAGCATGCTGAAGCTGAAGGACAGCCGCGGCACGCGCCCGCAACTCGACCTGGTCGGTGTGGCGTTGGTGAGCGCCGCGCTCTTCGCCCTGGTGTGGGCGCCGGTGCGGGCGCCGTCCGTCGGCTGGGGCGACCCGCAGGTGGCCGGCGCGCTGATCGCGGGGGCGGCCCTGATGGCGGCCTTCCTCGCGTGGCAGCGCAGGGCGCCCTATCCGATGCTGCCGCTGCGCTACTTCCGCGACCGCGGCTTCTCCACCGCCAACGCGGTCGTCTTCTTCATGACGTTCTCGCTGATCGGCTCGCTCTTCATGGTCGCCCAGATGTTCCAACTGGGCCTCGGCTACGACCCGTTGCAGACGGGCCTGCGGCTGCTGGCGTGGACGGCGATGCCGATGGCGGTGGCGCCGCTCGCGGGCGTGCTGTCCGACCGGTTCGGCAACCGGCCCTTCATGGTGCTCGGCCTGCTGCTCCAGGGCGCGGGGCTGCTGTGGCTCGCCCTGGTCGCGTCGCCCCACGCCGGTTACGGCACGCTGGTGCTGCCGCTCGTCGTGGCCGGTATCGGCATCTCGATGACCTTCCCGACGGTCGCGAACGCGGTCGTCGGCGCGGTGCCCGTCGAGGACTCCGGTGTGGCGGCGGGCACGAACAACACCGTGCGCGAGGCGGGCGGTGTCTTCGGCGTCGCGGTGCTGGTGGCGGTCTTCGCCGCGCACGGCGGCTACGGGTCGCAGGCGTCCTTCATGGACGGCTTCAAGGCCGCCGAGATCGTCGCGGCGGTGGCCTCGGCCATCGGCGGTCTGGTCGCGGTGCTGGCGCCGGGCAGGCGGCAGGCGGGCGCCGCGAACCCGAACGCCGCACCGGTGGCCGGTGCGCTCCCGCAGGCCGAGAAGGTCTGA
- a CDS encoding SDR family oxidoreductase gives MSVNEPAGTTVVVTGAGRGFGRGIATAFVQAGARVVGLGRDGDALEKLRAELGDAFVPVRGDATDPALAEELLAAHTPGTVVLNAGAAPVLRPLQDHTWDTFRTNWDVDVQQAFHWVRAALRLPLPPGSTVVSLSSGAALRGSPLSGGYAGAKATVRFVSEYAAAESRRQALGIRFRAVLPGLSPTTDLGSEAAAAYAALQGVDADAFVRAMGPLLTPEKAGADIVSLAAGDDGDTLSYALSAEGLKPV, from the coding sequence ATGTCCGTCAACGAGCCGGCGGGAACCACCGTCGTCGTCACCGGAGCGGGGCGCGGCTTCGGCCGGGGCATCGCGACCGCGTTCGTCCAGGCGGGGGCCCGGGTCGTCGGCCTCGGCCGGGACGGGGACGCCCTGGAGAAGCTGCGGGCCGAGCTGGGCGACGCCTTCGTCCCCGTGCGGGGCGACGCCACCGACCCGGCCCTCGCCGAGGAGCTGCTGGCCGCCCACACCCCGGGGACCGTGGTGCTCAACGCCGGGGCGGCGCCGGTCCTGCGACCGCTCCAGGACCACACCTGGGACACCTTCCGCACCAACTGGGACGTCGACGTCCAGCAGGCCTTCCACTGGGTGCGGGCCGCCCTGCGGCTGCCGCTGCCGCCCGGCAGCACGGTGGTGTCACTCTCCAGCGGGGCCGCCCTGCGCGGGTCCCCGCTCAGCGGCGGCTATGCAGGCGCCAAGGCCACCGTCCGCTTCGTGTCCGAATACGCCGCCGCCGAGTCGCGGCGGCAGGCGCTGGGCATCCGCTTCCGCGCGGTCCTGCCCGGCCTGTCCCCGACCACCGACCTCGGCAGCGAGGCGGCGGCGGCCTACGCCGCCCTCCAGGGGGTCGACGCGGACGCCTTCGTGCGGGCGATGGGCCCGCTGCTCACCCCGGAGAAGGCCGGCGCGGACATCGTGTCGCTGGCCGCCGGGGACGACGGGGACACCCTGTCGTACGCGCTGTCCGCCGAGGGGTTGAAGCCGGTGTGA
- a CDS encoding RNA polymerase subunit sigma-70, whose product MNTLSGQAAAEEASRDGDAFLRQAAEYRPELLAHCYRMLGSVQDAEDLVQETYLRAWRGHGGFEGRSSLRFWLYRIATSACLTALRHSSRRFVPAGLGTASDDATAPLNPTGAEVPWVQPMPDPAPDPAAVVAERGSVRLALVVALQQLPPKQRAVLILRDVLAWHAAEVAELLDTSPAAVNSALQRARAQLRQAAATEDDVTDSLDERGRALVDRFAKAFEDADVDALARLLSDDVRLEMPPDPQWFAGRAVVLRFLAERVFPIAGDQRLLGLTVNDGQPTLATYWRAADGRFHPHALQVLTLRGHRVAGVLAFREAHFPAYGLPATLGPDTPPAPSWLR is encoded by the coding sequence GTGAACACGCTGAGCGGCCAGGCCGCCGCCGAGGAGGCGTCGCGCGACGGCGACGCCTTCCTCCGGCAGGCAGCCGAATACCGTCCTGAGCTGCTGGCCCACTGCTACCGGATGCTCGGCTCCGTGCAGGACGCCGAGGACCTGGTCCAGGAGACCTATCTGCGGGCCTGGCGCGGCCACGGCGGCTTCGAGGGCCGGTCGTCGCTGCGCTTCTGGCTCTACCGGATCGCCACCAGCGCCTGCCTGACCGCGCTGCGGCACAGCAGCCGCCGCTTCGTGCCCGCGGGGCTCGGGACCGCGAGCGACGACGCCACCGCGCCGCTGAACCCGACGGGCGCCGAGGTCCCCTGGGTCCAGCCGATGCCCGACCCGGCGCCCGACCCCGCCGCGGTGGTCGCCGAGCGCGGCAGCGTACGGCTCGCGCTGGTCGTCGCGCTCCAGCAGCTGCCGCCCAAGCAGCGGGCGGTGCTGATCCTGCGCGACGTCCTGGCCTGGCACGCCGCCGAGGTGGCCGAGCTGCTCGACACCAGCCCCGCCGCCGTCAACAGCGCGCTGCAACGCGCCCGCGCCCAGCTGCGGCAGGCCGCCGCCACCGAGGACGACGTCACCGACTCCCTGGACGAGCGCGGCCGGGCACTGGTCGACCGCTTCGCGAAAGCCTTCGAGGACGCCGACGTCGACGCCCTCGCCCGGCTGCTGAGCGACGACGTACGGCTGGAGATGCCGCCCGACCCGCAGTGGTTCGCCGGCCGCGCGGTGGTGCTGCGCTTCCTGGCGGAGCGGGTCTTCCCGATCGCCGGCGACCAGCGGCTGCTGGGGCTCACCGTCAACGACGGCCAGCCGACCCTGGCGACTTACTGGCGCGCGGCCGACGGCCGCTTCCACCCGCACGCGCTCCAGGTCCTGACCTTGCGCGGGCACCGGGTGGCAGGCGTCCTCGCCTTCCGCGAAGCGCACTTCCCCGCGTACGGGCTGCCCGCGACGCTGGGACCCGACACGCCCCCGGCCCCGTCATGGCTGAGGTGA
- a CDS encoding multidrug efflux SMR transporter has translation MAWVLIIAAGLLEVAWSIGMKYTDGFTRLWPSVFTGAGIVASMLLLSRGAKSLPIGTAYGVWVGIGAAGAAVVGMLALGEPATAARILFVALLLVAVVGLKATSGH, from the coding sequence ATGGCATGGGTCCTGATCATCGCCGCCGGCCTGCTCGAAGTGGCCTGGTCGATCGGCATGAAGTACACCGACGGCTTCACCCGCCTGTGGCCGAGCGTCTTCACCGGCGCCGGCATCGTCGCCAGCATGCTGCTGCTCTCGCGGGGCGCCAAGTCGCTCCCGATCGGTACGGCCTACGGAGTGTGGGTCGGAATCGGCGCGGCAGGTGCCGCCGTCGTCGGCATGCTGGCCCTCGGTGAGCCCGCCACCGCCGCCCGGATCCTCTTCGTCGCGCTGCTGCTCGTCGCGGTGGTCGGCCTCAAGGCGACCTCGGGCCACTGA